A part of Saccopteryx bilineata isolate mSacBil1 chromosome 8, mSacBil1_pri_phased_curated, whole genome shotgun sequence genomic DNA contains:
- the FAM131A gene encoding protein FAM131A isoform X1, translated as MPMISVLGKMFLWQREGPGGRWTCQTSRRVASDPAWAVEWIELPRGLSLTSLGSARTLRGWSRSSRPSSVDSQDLPEVNVGDTVAMLPKSRRALTIQEIAALARSSLHGISQVVKDHVTKPTAMAQGRVAHLIEWKGWSKPSDSPAALESAFSSYSDLSEGEQEARFAAGVAEQFAIAEAKLRAWSSVDGEDSTDESYDEDFAGGTDLDMAGQLPLGPHLQDLFTGHRFSRPMRQGSVEPESDCSQTVSPETLCSSLCSLEDGLLGSPAHLASQLLGEELLLAKLPPSRESAFRSLGPSEAQDLLYNSPLTEPCLSPTEEEPAPCEDCHLLCPPLVGSWERQQQASDVVSSGVVSLEEDEVEQEGQ; from the exons ATGCCTATGATTTCTGTGCTGGGCAAAATGTTTCTGTGGCAGCGTGAAGGTCCTGGAGGACGATGGACTTGTCAGACAAGTCGCAGAG TGGCCTCGGACCCCGCGTGGGCTGTGGAGTGGATCGAACTTCCTCGGGGCCTTTCTCTAACTTCCTTGGGATCTGCTCGGACCCTCCGAGGCTGGAGCCGGTCCTCTCGCCCTTCCTCCGTGGACAGCCAGGACTTGCCAGAG GTGAATGTTGGAGACACAGTCGCGATGCTGCCCAAGTCCCGGAGAGCCCTAACCATTCAGGAGATTGCTGCGCTGGCCAGATCCTCCCTGCATG GTATTTCCCAGGTGGTGAAGGACCACGTGACCAAGCCCACTGCCATGGCTCAGGGCAGAGTGGCTCACCTCATTGAGTGGAAAGGCTGGAGCAAGCCAAGCGACTCGCCTGCTGCCTTGGAGTCAGCCTTTTCCTCCTATTCAGATCTCAGTGAGGGTGAACAAGAGGCTCGTTTTGCAGCAG GAGTGGCTGAGCAATTTGCCATTGCAGAAGCCAAGCTCCGGGCATGGTCTTCAGTGGATGGTGAGGACTCGACTGATGAGTCCTATGATGAGGACTTTGCTGGGGGAACTGACTTAG ACATGGCTGGGCAGCTGCCCCTGGGACCACACCTCCAGGACCTCTTCACTGGCCACCGATTTTCCCGGCCCATGCGCCAGGGCTCTGTGGAGCCTGAGAGCGACTGCTCACAGACCGTGtccccagagaccctgtgctctagTCTGTGCAGCCTGGAGGATGGGTtgctgggctccccagcccaCCTGGCCTCCCAGCTGCTAGGCGAAGAGCTGCTCCTTGCCAAACTGCCCCCCAGCCGGGAAAGTGCCTTCCGCAGCCTGGGCCCATCGGAGGCCCAGGACTTGCTCTACAACTCGCCCCTCACAGAGCCCTGCCTTTCCCCCACCGAGGAGGAGCCAGCCCCCTGCGAGGACTGCCACCTGCTGTGCCCACCATTGGTGGGCAGCTGGGAACGGCAGCAGCAAGCCTCTGACGTGGTTTCTTCTGGGGTGGTGTCCTTAGAGGAGGATGAGGTGGAGCAGGAGGGACAGTGA
- the FAM131A gene encoding protein FAM131A isoform X2, which produces MLPKSRRALTIQEIAALARSSLHGISQVVKDHVTKPTAMAQGRVAHLIEWKGWSKPSDSPAALESAFSSYSDLSEGEQEARFAAGVAEQFAIAEAKLRAWSSVDGEDSTDESYDEDFAGGTDLDMAGQLPLGPHLQDLFTGHRFSRPMRQGSVEPESDCSQTVSPETLCSSLCSLEDGLLGSPAHLASQLLGEELLLAKLPPSRESAFRSLGPSEAQDLLYNSPLTEPCLSPTEEEPAPCEDCHLLCPPLVGSWERQQQASDVVSSGVVSLEEDEVEQEGQ; this is translated from the exons ATGCTGCCCAAGTCCCGGAGAGCCCTAACCATTCAGGAGATTGCTGCGCTGGCCAGATCCTCCCTGCATG GTATTTCCCAGGTGGTGAAGGACCACGTGACCAAGCCCACTGCCATGGCTCAGGGCAGAGTGGCTCACCTCATTGAGTGGAAAGGCTGGAGCAAGCCAAGCGACTCGCCTGCTGCCTTGGAGTCAGCCTTTTCCTCCTATTCAGATCTCAGTGAGGGTGAACAAGAGGCTCGTTTTGCAGCAG GAGTGGCTGAGCAATTTGCCATTGCAGAAGCCAAGCTCCGGGCATGGTCTTCAGTGGATGGTGAGGACTCGACTGATGAGTCCTATGATGAGGACTTTGCTGGGGGAACTGACTTAG ACATGGCTGGGCAGCTGCCCCTGGGACCACACCTCCAGGACCTCTTCACTGGCCACCGATTTTCCCGGCCCATGCGCCAGGGCTCTGTGGAGCCTGAGAGCGACTGCTCACAGACCGTGtccccagagaccctgtgctctagTCTGTGCAGCCTGGAGGATGGGTtgctgggctccccagcccaCCTGGCCTCCCAGCTGCTAGGCGAAGAGCTGCTCCTTGCCAAACTGCCCCCCAGCCGGGAAAGTGCCTTCCGCAGCCTGGGCCCATCGGAGGCCCAGGACTTGCTCTACAACTCGCCCCTCACAGAGCCCTGCCTTTCCCCCACCGAGGAGGAGCCAGCCCCCTGCGAGGACTGCCACCTGCTGTGCCCACCATTGGTGGGCAGCTGGGAACGGCAGCAGCAAGCCTCTGACGTGGTTTCTTCTGGGGTGGTGTCCTTAGAGGAGGATGAGGTGGAGCAGGAGGGACAGTGA